Proteins encoded together in one Oncorhynchus nerka isolate Pitt River linkage group LG19, Oner_Uvic_2.0, whole genome shotgun sequence window:
- the wdr55 gene encoding WD repeat-containing protein 55, which translates to MAASLEVGAISIMTGSDDLKTEDTGDESVEDTKDDLKKDQGSEEDEPVEEPREPRIRETPEDIKLDAIVNTLAFHPKQDIFAAGDIDGDIYVYSYSCTEGESKELWSSGHHLKSCREVAFSHDGQKLFSVSKDKSVHLMDVEGGKLVTRIAKAHSVPINALLLVDENVLATGDDGGTLKVWDMRKGTSFMDLKHHDDYISGIAIDQAKRMLLTSSGDGTMGVFNIKRRRFELLSEFQSGDLTSVAIMKRGKKVVCGSSEGTMYIFNWNGFGATSDRFAVKAESVDCIVPITDSILCAASMDGVIRAINLLPNRVLGCIGQHVGEPIEQIARSRDSRFLASCAHDQMIKFWDISSLRDMTVSDYRKRKKKDGNLKSLSKKAYGGGDDFFSGLMEETEAKQEEKEDDEEDSDSDSD; encoded by the exons ATGGCGGCTTCCTTG GAAGTCGGGGCTATTTCGATAATGACTGGTTCTGATGATTTGAAAACAGAAGATACCGGG GACGAGTCGGTAGAGGATACAaaagatgatttgaaaaaagaTCAAGGTTCTGAG GAAGACGAACCGGTAGAGGAACCAAGAGAGCCAAGGATTCGTGAAACGCCAGAGGACATCAAACTCGACGCAATTGTCAACACATTGGCCTTCCATCCAAAACAAGATATTTTTGCTGCCGGGGATATTGACGGTGATATTTACGT ATACTCCTACTCATGCACAGAGGGGGAGAGCAAGGAGCTATGGTCGTCTGGACATCACCTCAAGTCCTGCAGGGAGGTTGCTTTCTCTCATGATGGACAGA AACTGTTCAGCGTTTCAAAAGACAAGTCAGTCCATCTCATGGATGTGGAAGGGGGAAAACTTGTCACACGCATCGCCAAAGCCCACAG TGTCCCAATCAATGCACTGCTGCTGGTGGATGAGAATGTGCTCGCCACCGGGGATGATGGGGGGACACTGAAGGTTTGGGACATGAGGAAGGGCACATCGTTCATGGACCTGAAGCATCATGATGACTATATCAGCGGCATTGCTATTGACCAGGCCAAGAGAATGCTTCTCACCTCCAG TGGTGATGGGACAATGGGGGTCTTCAACATCAAGAGGCGGCGATTTGAGCTCCTGTCAGAGTTCCAGAGTGGGGACCTTACCTCGGTGGCCATTATGAAA CGAGGGAAGAAGGTGGTGTGTGGCTCCAGTGAAGGGACTATGTACATCTTCAACTGGAACGGCTTTGGAGCCACCAGTGACCGCTTCGCAGTGAAGGCAGAATCCGTGGACTGCATTGTTCCCATTACAGACAGTATACTGTGTGCTGCCTCCATGGATGGAGTTATACG TGCCATAAACCTCCTGCCCAATCGGGTACTGGGCTGCATAGGGCAGCATGTTGGGGAGCCTATTGAGCAAATTGCCCGCTCTCGCGACTCACGTTTTCTGGCGAGCTGTGCCCACGACCAGATGATCAAGTTCTGGGACATTTCAAGTCTCCGCGACATGACAGTCAGTGACTAccggaagaggaagaagaaagatggAAACCTCAAGTCCCTCAGCAAGAAAGCCTATGGGGGTGGGGATGACTTCTTTTCTGGACTGATGGAAGAGACTGAGGCAAAACAGGAAGAGAAAGAAGATGATGAAGAAGACAGTGACAGCGACAGTGATTAA
- the LOC115101431 gene encoding UDP-glucose 6-dehydrogenase-like, giving the protein MMEVRRICCIGAGYVGGPTCSVIAQMCPEVTVTVVDVNEDRIRAWNSDSLPIFELGLHEVVDSCRGVNLFFSTDIDEAIKNADLVFISVNTPTKTFGIGKGRAADLKYIEACARRIADVSSGCKIVVEKSTVPVRAAESIRRIFNANTKSSLSFQVLSNPEFLAEGTAITDLKNPDRVLIGGDETPEGQHAIQALRSIYEHWVPKNKIITTNTWSSELSKLAANAFLAQRISSINSISALCEVTGADVEEVAHAIGTDQRIGSRFLKASVGFGGSCFQKDVLNLVYLCEVLNLPEVARYWQQVIEINDYQRKRFSSRIINCLFNTVTDKKIALLGFAFKKNTGDTRESSSIYISRYLLEEGACLHIYDPKVKAEQIMQDLTKPTPSERHDTATVSRLVTIVTDPYKACENAHAIVICTEWDMFTELDYERIHKAMLKPAFIFDGRRILDSLHDQLQHIGFQVETIGKRVNQRIAFTTSGDRSEMDQPQPLKKNKL; this is encoded by the exons ATGATGGAGGTGAGGAGGATCTGTTGTATTGGGGCTGGCTATGTGGGCGGTCCCACCTGCAGCGTCATCGCCCAGATGTGCCCTGAAGTGACGGTTACCGTTGTTGACGTGAACGAGGACCGCATCCGTGCCTGGAATTCTGATAGCCTTCCCATCTTTGAG cttGGACTCCATGAAGTGGTGGACTCATGCCGCGGGGTCAACCTTTTCTTCTCCACAGACATTGATGAGGCCATAAAAAATGCAGACCTGGTCTTCATATCT GTTAATACGCCTACCAAGACATTTGGGATTGGTAAGGGTCGAGCAGCAGACCTGAAGTACATAGAAGCATGTGCCCGGCGCATTGCCGACGTCTCCAGTGGCTGTAAGATTGTTGTGGAGAAAAGCACAGTTCCTGTACGTGCTGCTGAGAGCATCCGCCGCATCTTCAATGCCAACACCAAGAGTAGCCTCAGCTTCCAG GTTCTCTCAAACCCAGAGTTTCTTGCTGAGGGAACAGCCATCACTGATCTGAAGAATCCAGACAGGGTATTGATTGGGGGGGATGAGACCCCTGAGGGCCAACATGCTATTCAGGCCTTGCGGAGCATCTATGAACACTGGGTCCCCAAGAACAAGATCATCACCACCAATACCTGGTCCTCTGAGCTTTCCAAGCTG GCAGCCAATGCCTTTCTTGCCCAACGTATCAGTAGCATCAACTCTATCAGTGCCCTCTGTGAGGTAACCGGTGCTGATGTGGAGGAGGTGGCACATGCCATTGGGACAGACCAGAGAATAGGCAGCCGCTTCCTGAAGGCCAGCGTAG GATTTGGTGGCAGCTGTTTCCAGAAAGACGTTCTCAATCTTGTGTACCTATGCGAGGTGCTGAACTTACCCGAGGTTGCAAGATACTGGCAACAG GTTATAGAGATAAACGACTACCAGCGAAAACGATTCTCCTCACGGATAATCAACTGCCTCTTCAACACAGTGACAGACAAGAAGATAGCCTTGCTCGGATTTGCTTTCAAGAAAAACACTGGCGATACAAG GGAATCCTCTAGTATCTACATCAGTCGTTACCTGCTGGAGGAGGGAGCCTGTCTACACATCTATGACCCAAAGGTTAAAGCTGAGCAGATCATGCAGGACCTGACTAAGCCCACACCCTCAGAAAGACATGACACTGCCACAG TTTCTCGTCTAGTCACCATCGTCACAGACCCATACAAGGCTTGTGAGAATGCCCATGCAATTGTGATCTGCACAGAGTGGGATATGTTCACG GAACTGGACTATGAGAGGATCCATAAAGCCATGCTGAAACCTGCCTTCATCTTTGACGGCAGAAGGATCTTGGACAGCTTGCACGACCAACTCCAGCATATTGGCTTCCAG GTGGAGACTATTGGGAAAAGAGTTAACCAAAGAATCGCTTTCACTACCAGTGGCGACAGGTCAGAAATGGACCAACCGCAACCATTGAAGAAGAACAAACTGTGA